The Thalassophryne amazonica chromosome 8, fThaAma1.1, whole genome shotgun sequence genome includes a window with the following:
- the olfml1 gene encoding olfactomedin-like protein 3, producing the protein MLLMSAAVIPVFLVALVLNVGPARSQGSSQDTFIIQYLERRLVQMEERLNRCEQSTLSVTQKTYDLSSEIRSYLSTVSVLRSEVKSHMDSAVARLDRVERELEYLENKIPTQSDIEMEEVLLEQQIKAAELEQMKKKAKIKVENDCSMALSQIKSLKIVKKTGDTYGSWFKDLSDGSNKVYVLSGIRNNTLLEYSSLQSFAGRSATPPAKVVHLPYDWQGTGHVAFNGFLYYHKADTPNQILKVELLNATVVDSTLLPGAGQLPAYSLNSNTYLDLAVDELGLWVIHADPEYGGNLVITKLDTGSLSVEYTWDTQCRSRDAEGAFIICGTLYVVYNTRYGGRSTIQCLYDIHDTVHSNESPVLFFPKRYTSHSSIHYHPKDKQLYAWDDGYQTVYKVETRRNDQVAIESL; encoded by the exons ATGCTTCTTATGTCAGCAGCAGTCATCCCCGTCTTTCTTGTAGCTCTGGTTCTGAATGTGGGTCCGGCCCGGAGCCAAGGTTCCTCCCAAGACACCTTCATAATCCAGTACCTGGAGAGGAGACTGGTCCAGATGGAG GAGCGCCTGAATCGATGTGAGCAAAGCACACTGAGTGTGACCCAGAAGACCTATGACCTCTCCTCTGAGATTAGGAGTTACCTGTCCACGGTTAGTGTTCTGAG GTCAGAGGTGAAGAGTCACATGGACAGTGCGGTGGCGCGTTTGGACCGGGTGGAAAGAGAGCTGGAGTATCTGGAAAACAAAATCCCGACCCAGTCCGACATCGAGATGGAGGAGGTTCTGCTGGAACAGCAGATCAAAGCAGCAGAGCTTGAACAGATGAAGAAGAAAGCCAAGATCAAAGTGGAGAACG ACTGCAGCATGGCGCTGAGTCAGATCAAATCGCTCAAGATTGTGAAGAAGACCGGAGACACCTACGGATCCTGGTTCAAGGACCTGTCAGATGGATCAAATAAG GTCTACGTGCTAAGTGGAATTCGAAACAACACCCTTCTGGAGTACAGTTCCCTGCAAAGCTTTGCCGGCCGGAGCGCCACACCACCCGCTAAGGTGGTGCACCTTCCATATGATTGGCAGGGGACAGGTCATGTGGCCTTCAACGGATTCCTGTACTACCACAAAGCCGACACTCCCAACCAGATACTGAAG GTGGAATTGCTGAACGCTACCGTCGTCGACAGCACACTGCTTCCAGGAGCAGGCCAACTGCCCGCCTACAGTCTGAACTCCAACACCTACCTGGACCTGGCTGTGGATGAACTTGGTCTGTGGGTCATCCATGCTGACCCAGAATATGGAGGAAACCTGGTCATCACCAAGCTGGACACAG GAAGCTTGTCGGTGGAGTATACCTGggacacacagtgcagaagccgagaCGCTGAAGGAGCCTTCATAATATGTGGCACCCTGTATGTGGTCTACAACACGCGCTACGGCGGACGCTCCACCATACAGTGTCTCTACGACATCCACGACACCGTCCACAG TAACGAGAGTCCTGTGCTGTTCTTCCCAAAGCGCTACACCAGCCACAGCAGCATCCACTACCACCCGAAAGACAAGCAGCTGTACGCCTGGGACGATGGCTACCAGACTGTCTACAAAGTGGAGACGCGCCGGAATGACCAAGTTGCCATCGAATCACTTTAA